Part of the Janibacter alkaliphilus genome is shown below.
CGAGCATGCCGCGCTGGTGCCCCTGCTCGCCGGCAGCTCGGCCCCGTGGGCGAGCACCGCGTCGCTGCTCCTGGTCAACCTGTGCCACGAGCTGGTCGAGGACACCGACTGGGAGTACAGCGAGTTCTCCCGCTACGACCTGGGGCAGGCGGTCGCCCACCTGACCATCCAGGGCGAGGCGATGGGGCTGGCCTGCCGGCAGTTCCGCGCCTTCGACCGGGACGCGATCACCGCGCTGCTGGACGTGCCGGAGCACTGGAGCGTGCTGACGATGGCCGCGGTCGGACGGCCGGCGCCGGAGGCCGAGCGTGGGCCGCGGGCGAGCACCCGGACGACGCAGGTCACCTGGCCGCGGGAGGACGACCGGTGACCTCCCGGGTCAG
Proteins encoded:
- a CDS encoding nitroreductase family protein translates to MEEIPGDAPDETHETVDRLHPLLARRWSPRVFDPAHELTEADVDLLLEAARWAPSAGNSQPWAFHAARRGTPEHAALVPLLAGSSAPWASTASLLLVNLCHELVEDTDWEYSEFSRYDLGQAVAHLTIQGEAMGLACRQFRAFDRDAITALLDVPEHWSVLTMAAVGRPAPEAERGPRASTRTTQVTWPREDDR